One Bythopirellula goksoeyrii genomic window, TGACAGGTCCCTCACGTAGTAATCGATGCAGAGCATCAATATTCATGTAGGCTGACACTCCCGAAAAGTCCTGCAGCGATCCGACTACCGGTATGTCTTTGACGGGTCGCTTCCCCTCGAGTACTTCTACCTGAACCATGTCCCCTACTTTGATGTTGAGGATGTCTCCGAGCTTTCTGGAAATGACCAATCCATCCGGTGGAAGCGAAATCTGGTTGCCATCGATGTCGATCAAACCAAACAAAGTGCCATTGGCTGGCAAGCCTTGAATACTGACACGGCGACTTCTAGGACCAGCCCGAAACCGAGTCGAGGCGCCGCGAGTCGGTTCACTGTGAATGACCCCCGGCATGCTCGCAATTTCATAGAGCGCATTGCTTGATACCGGTTCGATGGTGACGACCGACATGTCATATTTTTGAACTCGATTGAATTGGGCCTCCATTACATAGTCGACCGAGTCTTCCATGAAATTGCCCAGCACGATGATCGCCACCGCCAATGAAATCGCAAACACTGATAAACCCGTCTTCACGGGATGACGCTCCAACTGGCGAAGGATCATCCGCATCACTGGAGGCAGGAGATGCCCTAGATTCAACCGTTCGAGAATAGTGGGCTTGAAACTGGTGGGTGGCTCAGGCCGCATTGCTTCGGCTGGTGGCAGGGACACCGCCTTGCGGATGGAACTCCAGGCACCCAGGACCGAGGCTACAACGCTAACCAGTGCCGCGGTGAGCGCAACGCCGTAGGTCAAGTGGTAAGTGAACTCGGGAAAGTGAAACAACTTGGCATACATACCGGTTACCACCTGGCCAAACCATGCCCCGCAAGGAATCCCGAAAGCCAGTCCACCTCCCACGATTAGCAGCACGATCTTCATGTAGTGCCAACCGACTTCCAGGTTGTTGTAGCCGAAAGCCTTGAGTGCAGCAATTTGTTCTCGCTGGAGGTTGATCGTGCGGGTGAGCACCACATTCAAGAGAAATGCTGCCACTCCTAAAAACACCGTGGGCATGATCAGGCCCATCTGGCGGTTCTGTTCGATCTCATTGTCGAGAAACATGTGCGAGGGCTGATCCTTGCGACCATATGAGCCTAGCCCGCCATAAGGTTTGATCAACTCATCGAGCCGGAACAGAACTTCGGGCAATGATGCCCCGCGCATGAGCGAAATCGTTACGTCATTAAAAGCCCCTTCCAAGTTGTACGCCGTAGAGAGTGCTTCGTGATTCATCCACAGCACACCAAAGTGTTTGTTGTCGGGCAGGATATCGCCCGGCTTGATCTCGTAGATATACTCCGGCGAGAGCACGATGCCGACGATGCGAAGTTTCTTCAAGCGGCCGTTGATGACGGCTGAGATCGAGTCCCCCACCTCCAGGAGATTCGCATCGGCGAACGCTTCACTCGCCAGAATCTGGTCATCCCGACCAGGGGTAAGCATGCTGCCCCGCCGCAAGTAAAGCTGGTTCAGTAGTGATTCGCGAGTATCGGGGACCGAGATAATGCGACCAGTCGCTGGTTCAGAAAGCCCGGGGACCGAGAGATTCACTCCCACCACGATCCGCGTTTCAACTCGCGCAACGCCAGGAATCTCGGCAATGCGATCTCGCAGGGCGTCGGGCGCCCGCTTGAGCGAAGCAAAAACCTCGGCAAAATGGAATCGCTGGTAGTACGTAACTTGCGTCAGTTCCAGCGAGTGCAGCATACTGCGCGAGAGAGTAAAGAGCGCTACACCGCAACCGATCACCAGCGCAATCGCCACGGCTTGGCCTTTCATGTGCCAGAGATCTCGAAGCGCCTTACGGTCGAGTGCGGTAATGACGGCCATGGGTTTAGTATAGCCGATACGGCTCAGCGTGATGATAAGTAGGCTATGCAGTGCCCACCCTACTCACTTCTCATAAAGTCCGAATACAAAAAAAGCCACAGAGAACACCGAGACTCCAATGCCTTCCACACTCTGAATGCTCTGTGTTCTCTGTGGCTAGAGAGCAATTGACTAGGAATATCGCTTGTCAGGCGCCACAAGAGGATAGGTATTCTCAGTTCGAGTCATTTCTCCCAGTATAGGCACCGACCAAGCGAGAGACGAGGATGGCCAAATAGAACATGCCAAAGGTGGCCTCTACCAGCGCGAGCATTCGCGCCGTGTCGGAAATAGGCATGATATCGCCAAAGGTAATCGTGGTGATGATTTGAACGCTAAAATAGAGCGATTTGAAACCTTCAAGTTTGGAGTGGGCATCGGCGGCTTCAGTGAAAATGATTGCTCCTGGATCCCACAGGGCAAGCAGTGTGTAGAGCAGAGCCCATGCGACGGCCAATAATAAATAGATTGCAATGGAAGCACACAAAACTTCGTCATTGACTGAGGGTGCAAAGACGACAAAGCGAAATAGATGCACAATGACATAGATAATAAACACGATAGAGAAGAAAAAATAGAAATCGTTGAGCAATGAGTCGGGCCACACATGCTGGAGCCAACTCGCACCTACTGCCGGCGCAGCCAAAAGGGCAGCCGCAATTTGAGATCGACGCTGACCTCCAACGGCGTTCACCGCTACCAATAAAACTATGGTGAAAAAGACCGATGCAACCAGAAAGCCATAGGCCATATGATCGACAAACGGTTGGACGACAAACATCGCCACCAACGCGACAAGCAAATGAGCGACCGACAGCCGATAACGACCTTCGTAAGGCATCGCGTGGTTCCTCAATTGCGCACCGACTCGTCAATAACCTGGCAGGCCATTTGAAACCGACCGCTCGCTTCGCAATCGCATCGACTGCCGCCTACTCGCGGCCAGCTTCAACTTTTTTCAGGCCTTCTTCGAGCTTCTTGATATCTGCTGGCGACAACTGTGGACGATCGATATCAATCGTCAACTTATTGAACTTGGCGGTGAGCGGAAACGGTGGCGAGTAGTCAGCATCATTGACGCCGGTGATTGTGTCGGAGCCGATGTCAAAGCTCTCGTCCCATTGCAGGATGATGGGGATCGTTTTCTCCATCTTCTTGGTGGCGACCACCTTGCCGTCCACCTTGAGTGTGCCGGTCCCCGGGCGGCCAAGCCCGGAGAAACTGTTGTAAGCCATCGTACCCACGCCGAGACCGTCATAATCGAAGTCGAACTCCAGAGTGTGTTCACCCGGCGCGAGAGCATCTGGGCCTTCCCATTTGATTCGCTCCAGATCCAGCAGATTCCAGAGGAACACCGGCTTGCCTTTGAGCAAATAGAAGCCGAAGCCCGCGAAACGCCCCCCGGAAGTCACGATCATGCCCTCGGCTCCGCCTTCAGGCACGGTAATGTCCGCGGTGATGGTGTAGGAGGTGTCAAGCAAGTAGGGCGCATCCCCCTGTGGTAGTCCCGTCATAGGCCGCGTGTACTCCAGTTTGGAGCGACCAGCCGTGAGGCTGGGACGAGCCGCCGCTACCCGAGCCCCCACTGACGCGTTAAGCGGCAGAACTTGATACTTCTTGGCCTCCTCAAGGAACATCGCCCTCATCTTCTTGACCCTATCAGGGTGCTGGGTGGCGATGTCCTTAGCCTGATTCCAGCTCTCATTGAGGTTGTAGAGCTGAAAAATCTGATTGTTGAGCGGATCGGGGTTGGCCTCGCCGAAGGCGTCCCACGGCGCGCGATTCACCTTGGTGCTCATTAACCAACCGTCGTGATACATGGCCCACTGACCCATCATCTCGAAATACTGAGTCTTGTGCCGAGATGGCGCCTTGGCGTTCTTCGCATCAAAAGTGTAGGCGAAACTCGTGCCCTCGATCGGCTCTTGCTTAATGCCATCCACGTATTCAGGCGGAGCGATGCCGGTGACTTCCAGCAGCGTAGGCACGTAGTCAATCACGTGAAGGAATTGCTCGCGCAGACCTCCCTTATCTTTAATTCCATTGGGCCATGAGATCACCATGTTCTGCCCGGTGCCGCCCAGCCGTGACGCGTTCTGCTTAAACCAGTCGAAGGGCGTGTCGAAGGCCCAAGACCAGCCGGCCGACATATGGTTGTAGGCAAATTCGGTCCCCCAGGCTTCGTAGAATTTCATCTGTACATCCACCGGGGGCTGGACGCCGTTAAAGAATGCCACTTCGCTGAAAGTTCCTAAGGGTCCGCCCTCGGCGCTGGTGCCGTTGTCGCCGTTCTGGTAGATGACGATCGTGTTGTCGAGCTTGCCCAAATCCTCGAAGGCTTGGATCACGCGCCCCATCTCGTGGTCGTTGTAGGCCACGTAGGCCGCGAACACGTTCGCCTGGCGGATAAAGAGCTTCTTTGCGGTGGGGGAGAGTTCCTCCCAAGGCGTCAGGATATCCTTCGGCCAGGGCGTTAGTTTTAAACCCTTAGGGATCACTCCGATTCGCTGCTGGTTCGCAAAGATGCGTTCACGCAATTTCTCGTAGCCGTCGTCGAAGAGGTGCATCGCCTCGATCTTGTCCACCCACTCCTTGGTCGGATGGTGCGGCGCGTGCGACGCGCCAGGAATGTAGTGCATGAAGATCGGCTGGCTGGGGTCACTCTGGTGAATCCGAGTCATCCAGTCAATGGCGTCGTCGGCCATCGCAGTGATCAGGTTCCAACTACTCTCTTTGCCGGTCACAGGCCAG contains:
- a CDS encoding ABC transporter permease — translated: MAVITALDRKALRDLWHMKGQAVAIALVIGCGVALFTLSRSMLHSLELTQVTYYQRFHFAEVFASLKRAPDALRDRIAEIPGVARVETRIVVGVNLSVPGLSEPATGRIISVPDTRESLLNQLYLRRGSMLTPGRDDQILASEAFADANLLEVGDSISAVINGRLKKLRIVGIVLSPEYIYEIKPGDILPDNKHFGVLWMNHEALSTAYNLEGAFNDVTISLMRGASLPEVLFRLDELIKPYGGLGSYGRKDQPSHMFLDNEIEQNRQMGLIMPTVFLGVAAFLLNVVLTRTINLQREQIAALKAFGYNNLEVGWHYMKIVLLIVGGGLAFGIPCGAWFGQVVTGMYAKLFHFPEFTYHLTYGVALTAALVSVVASVLGAWSSIRKAVSLPPAEAMRPEPPTSFKPTILERLNLGHLLPPVMRMILRQLERHPVKTGLSVFAISLAVAIIVLGNFMEDSVDYVMEAQFNRVQKYDMSVVTIEPVSSNALYEIASMPGVIHSEPTRGASTRFRAGPRSRRVSIQGLPANGTLFGLIDIDGNQISLPPDGLVISRKLGDILNIKVGDMVQVEVLEGKRPVKDIPVVGSLQDFSGVSAYMNIDALHRLLREGPVITGANMIVDARYEDQLFRELKTVPAIAGVTMKEHAIESFQKTVAENLMTMKAINLFFACVIAIGVVYNSARISLSERSRELATLRVIGFTRGEISGILLGELAIITLLAVPLGLWIGYKIAGGVVALLDLELFRFPLVIERTTYGLAAGVVILASVISGLLVRRRLDELDLIAVLKSRE
- a CDS encoding potassium channel family protein, giving the protein MPYEGRYRLSVAHLLVALVAMFVVQPFVDHMAYGFLVASVFFTIVLLVAVNAVGGQRRSQIAAALLAAPAVGASWLQHVWPDSLLNDFYFFFSIVFIIYVIVHLFRFVVFAPSVNDEVLCASIAIYLLLAVAWALLYTLLALWDPGAIIFTEAADAHSKLEGFKSLYFSVQIITTITFGDIMPISDTARMLALVEATFGMFYLAILVSRLVGAYTGRNDSN
- a CDS encoding arylsulfatase, whose amino-acid sequence is MQATMRPSKHILFAILTSTLLLAAESASAQQITGTPGSPSATTTINGKQLPAPAPKFGGVIKDNAMQSKAWWPPRIVPPKDSPNILLIMTDDAGFGVPSTFGGVIPTPTMDRIAKAGLRYNRVFSTALCSPTRAALITGRNHHSVGFGVIAEQATGFPGYDSIIPQSKATIGRILRDNGYATSWFGKDHNTPTYEASQVGPFTQWPTGLGFDYFYGFVGGDANQWGPNLFRNTTQIYPWIGHEGTLKMDRSDPNAEIWPVTGKESSWNLITAMADDAIDWMTRIHQSDPSQPIFMHYIPGASHAPHHPTKEWVDKIEAMHLFDDGYEKLRERIFANQQRIGVIPKGLKLTPWPKDILTPWEELSPTAKKLFIRQANVFAAYVAYNDHEMGRVIQAFEDLGKLDNTIVIYQNGDNGTSAEGGPLGTFSEVAFFNGVQPPVDVQMKFYEAWGTEFAYNHMSAGWSWAFDTPFDWFKQNASRLGGTGQNMVISWPNGIKDKGGLREQFLHVIDYVPTLLEVTGIAPPEYVDGIKQEPIEGTSFAYTFDAKNAKAPSRHKTQYFEMMGQWAMYHDGWLMSTKVNRAPWDAFGEANPDPLNNQIFQLYNLNESWNQAKDIATQHPDRVKKMRAMFLEEAKKYQVLPLNASVGARVAAARPSLTAGRSKLEYTRPMTGLPQGDAPYLLDTSYTITADITVPEGGAEGMIVTSGGRFAGFGFYLLKGKPVFLWNLLDLERIKWEGPDALAPGEHTLEFDFDYDGLGVGTMAYNSFSGLGRPGTGTLKVDGKVVATKKMEKTIPIILQWDESFDIGSDTITGVNDADYSPPFPLTAKFNKLTIDIDRPQLSPADIKKLEEGLKKVEAGRE